The DNA region GTTTTCCAGTCTTGGAACTTTTTGAAATGTTTGTCCTTAATTTACCTTAAACAAACAGGCAGACTATTAAATTGCAGATGGTTGGAAGTTTCTGCCATAATGCCGTTCCTCATTTTATGGATGAAGAGTTTCCTCTGTTGATGACATTCAGGCAGTTAAATATCAGATACCGAGAGTGGGTACAGCAGCAGTATCAGCAGCGTGCATGTGCTGCCTGCGCTGAACATCCGTCTTTTTGCAGGCAAAGCTTCGGTCCTGCATTCAGAATCCCAGTGCTTTGGACTTAGTCCACTTCTTGTTTACACCGTTAAACATGGTAAGTAAATCTATTCAAACACTGGTTGTCATCCACCTGCTGTGCCATCCGGCTTTTATAAAGTCACGTTTCCTACTCAAAGTGACAAATGAGTGTATTTTTTAGTTCTATTTCCTTATACCTTATCAGTGGGCTGCTGCATTTtacattctggtctctgaataTGTGGATAACATATCTACGATGTGTGAATCGACTATTATGAATGCCTTAAAGCATATTTTTAGGCTGAGTTTATTCTTTTATTTAAGAGTAAATTGTTAGTTAAGTTGTGTTTCTAAGTtacatttaatttgttttatgcagcaatttcagttctgggattCAAGCCAGCGAACTTATAAATATCAGTCTATGTTCTTCAATCTTATATCACATTCTTGCTTATTAATGGTGATAAATATCTGCACAATTTCCATGTTGATGACACCTCTTACCAGGACAGCCTGTGCAGAGCTAGTAGTGTTACCGTGTCCCTCGTACCTCTGTCACCCCCTGCAGGTGGTCCAGGCCACGGGTGGTGTGGAGCTGGCCGAAGGTGTGATCAGCCCTCTGCTCACACGGGAGGCAGTGGACTTCCTGCACTCCGCCACCGCTCCCCAGGAAAGGCGTCTCTGGCTCTCACTGGGGGACAGCTGGACAAAGAGCAGGTGGGAGCACAGAGCGTGGCCCCATCCTCGTGGTTGGAGCAGGAGCTGCTGCTGCACGGCCCCAATCCAAAGTTTCCCAATCGGGTCCTTAGAAACCCACAGTCGGtgaatgtttttgctcccaccaaATCCCCTACCAGAAAGTTCacgttttttctccctccccggagctgggtagaggaagcaaaaacctggactttCTGTGGGCCCCTGTGGgacgggttgggaaacactgccccaGTCCATGAGCTACATTATGTTACTGTGTCATTACATCATTAAGGCTGCTGCTGCTCTCTTTCAGTATGACAATAAAAACATGTCTGATGATCACTAATCAACAGGTGATCCCACTCCTTCACTTATTAACCTTGATAGGTAAGGAGGCCCTTGTGGTCGagaatccccccctccccccacacctgGACACATGTCCCTTTCCTGCAGGGTGATAAGTCAGACCCCAGACAGATCAGGGTAATACCTGCAGATCAGGGTAATACCTACAGATTAGGGTAATACCTGCAGATTAGGGTAATACCTGCAGATCAGGGTAATACCTACAGATTAGGGTAATACCTGCAGATCAGGGTAATACCTGCAGGAGCAAAGAATCCAGAGGACTGTTAAGAATAACAAAGAATCAGTGGGTTGCTTTTAGAGCGATTAAATAGCTCCACTTATGAAATGCCGCCAGCTGTAGTACCCTGGAGATCAGTAAAGAACCTGGAGCACttcagaatgtaagtggcaccACAGCACGTCTGCAGAATGCTGGAACCGACTGGAAAGTCTGACTCCTGGAGCTGTAATAGACGCAGCGTGTTACGGCATGAGTATTCTGATTATTATACAGTATGATATGAGTATGGAAATGAGTGTAAGTGGATTCGGTACTGGGGGCAtgagtgtttttttgttttggtgcCTTGTAGGTATTAGGAGCCTATGAGCTGAGTTCATTGTGTTCGTTCCTCTTCCTCCCCTCACTTTGTTGATGTCcttgtatccccccccccccccccccgccaaccccatccccccaccTGCCCCGTCCCCCCGCCTCCAGGGTGGAATGGCCCAAGGATCAGCATCCAGCCCCCTATTCGCCCCGCTTCCGGGATGGCTGGGAGCCACCCACGCTGCCCTCCATAGGACCCAGCCGAGAACAGGAACTCAGCCAACTGGCCGAGTCCCTGGTCAGTCCTGAAATGCAGCGGCATGAAGAGGTGGAGCACCGGTTGGCTCAGGAGGTGAGTGCTTAGTCGCCCCCTACTGGTGGTTCACAGCATTGCATGAGGGAGCTTGCTGATAGTACAGTATTTGTCTAACGGCtggctgtgttttttttattttattttatttctagcACCGCAGTATCCAGAATTTCCCCTCCGCTGATGGGTATGCCTTCAATAAGACAGCCTACAAAAAAAAGCATCTTCAGGACCAGGACGTGGCTGCTGTTGCTTCTAAGCAGGCGGTTAGCCGCTCTGTAGTTAGGTAACCGTGGTCAGCAGACCAGGCCGGTGGCCATGGAGAACTGTCCCAATTCACTTGTCTACCTGCACTGTCAGGAGTCCTATTGATTTGCTGTTTTTGTCAATCAAAATGACTCTGGGTCTCTCTTTCTGTGACTGGCTCCTGCGATAAGCTGCCAGTTCTCTGCCTAATAAGTCAAATACTGTGTAGTTATTCTCCAGCTTTTACTCCTGGTTGATTCCCTCGTTCATTCTGTACAGCCCTGAAACtttgcaaatttcttttttaaccTCTGAAATTACAGCAGGGATACTTATCCATGGAttataaatacatatttgacATTTTCTTTCGTCCATTCTCATATTTAATGTGGAAATTCTCCCATCAGGAACTGCTGCCATGTAACACATACATACGCATCCACTAATTATGTAGCAGTTTACCTCCCCACAGACTCTGGTTTAATGTAGCCAAATGGGCGCTTCAATATTGGTTTAAATACtggaactcgtggccataagtggaaattagtgggagaacattttataatgaatttgaggaagcacttctttacacagcacgtAGTTagggtatggaatagtcttcctgttagtgtagtgcaagctaaatccctgggttcctttaaatcagagctagataatattttaacatCTTTatgctattagttaagttctccccagatgagcttgatgggccggatggcctCCTCCCAATTAAAAGTATCACTGTATAGTGGATACAAAGGGAAGAGTAACTGCAGATGACGTCTGACCTTGTGaacataactcaaaaagtatttaatGGATACTATTGCTATATCACAAAAGCAGAATATGGATGAAGTAACAGGTATTTAAcaagtatttgatggatcttttatctttttcaaacttcccAGGATCATTGTATATCTGGGGCCCATTTCATTTTCAGATGAATGCTCCAAAAGTGAAGCAGTGTCACTTAGTGGTGGCACATGATTATATCGAGACAGGTTGCACAAAGTTGGGCCTTTAATAGATATTTTCAATAGATTTTTTTGGAAAGGTGGGGATAGTGTTGTGAAAGCTTGAAATTTTAGTGGTTGGTGGGTGTGAGAGGGGTAGGGATTGGATGGGGGACGAGGTGGCAGATCAGAGCCTTAATATATAACTGGCTATTAACAGCCTCACACATTCCTGTGAGAAGCCCTCATTCATCATACATGGCAGGTGAACCTGTACGTGTTCTACAGGAACCACGAGGCCCCCGGCGCCATCCAACCAAAGAACTACGCCAAATCCAAATACGACTTCGTGGCAAGAAACAGCACAGAGCTGTCAGTCCTGAAGGATGAAGTAGTGGAGGTAACAGCTcagggaggtgtgtgtgtgtgtgtgtgtgtgtgtgcgtgtgtgtgtatgtgtgtgtatgtgtgtgtgtgtgtatgtgtgtgtgtgtgtgtatcgaaGTCATGAAAAATTATCAAGACATTAAGGAGCCTGCCCCCTTTGCCCAAGCCATTAAAAGTTCCTTCCTCTGAAGGTACTGGGGTCCCCTTTACTGTGTGCATGTCAGAGGCTTTCAGCATCTGACACTGAAAAAGTCTCTGCGCACTGCTGGTCAGTGACGGGCTTTAGTGAGCGCAGCCCCACCTCAATGTGGGCTTCCTTGACTATAATGCTCTTACTGGATATTTTTGTGCAGTTAATAATAGTTACACCTTGTAATTATCTTCTCAGTACCTTAGTAGTAAAAAGTGCTTTATTCTTTAATGTATGGCATTAATGACTTTAATTTTCAAGGTATAATTCACATTTCTAATGAAAATGATTCATAGCCTGAAGTAATTGAAGGTAATTGTGTGATCACCATTACTGAAAGAGGCTAGAACCTTACAGATGTAGTCATGTGAGCCTCTTCGCCTAGTAGCGAGCCTACCTAAGAAGACAAAATGAGctgtacttaaaaaaaaacatttatttaagaTGTATAAGTAATCTCAGAGATGTATGAAGATATATACTTAGATAACATGTAGTTTCTGTGTGCCACGCAGGTACTGGATGACAGGAAGCAGTGGTGGAAGGTGCGCAGTGCCACTGGGGCTTCTGGGTACGTGCCGAACAACATCCTGGAGATCAGCAGGGCAGTGGACATGAGTCTGGGCCGGAGCGACCCCGTCTACACCCACACCTTCCAGGTGAGCGGCTGCCCCCTGCTCCTCAGCATCCGCCAGTACATTTTCACGCCATAAGAAACAGTTACCACGCATGCATACGCCAATGGTGCTCCCAGAATCCAAAACATCCCTCCATTTTGCCTTTCGCTCTTAAAAGCTCATGATGCCAAAGAAGGAGTTTGAGTTGTTCAAGGTAGGGCTGTTTGTGTGAACTTAGGATCTTCTAAGTCTTCTTCCTTTGTCCCTAAATGGAGTCATAGGTGTTTGCTTAGGTAGTGTTGCTGTGTGACTTGATTTGGTAGATTTGAGTTCAGGCATGAAATGTGTGGTGATCTGCTCTCCCTGTTGTTACACAACATGTGATGCTCTGAACGTTTTTGGTCCAGTTGATACGGCTGAGAAGTACAAGTATGATGCCTTAATTATTTGACTTCTCATGAGGGAAATAGAGCATATGCAGGGTAAAtatttagaccagtgtttcctaaGCCAATCCTCGGGGACCAGGTGAAAAACAGTGATTTAGACCACATGACTTGACCTAGAAGCCCTTCCACCTCTGGCCAGCAGCACTTACTGTGGCTGAGTTTCATTGCTGCTCTTCTGCTCTGGCTGGTCTTATCTACTGTGCCCTCGAGGTTTGCGGTGGCTTCTGCTTTCTTGCCCTGAAGTTGGtgtgctgtgccccccccccccccccgccacaccgtGCACACTGTCATTCCTCTGTGTCTCTCATTCTCCCCTTGCTAGCAATTGCTCGGCGAGTTAAACGAGGTAATTGAGATACTGCTGTGGAACTCCGTACGTATGCATTAATGATCAGTGTGGAGCAGTTTGTCATGAAATATTGCTGCTTATTAAAGCTGCATGCTGAGTATATATTTTTGTGTGGCTCTATTACAGGTTTATTAATACTGATTTTGAGATATATGATAATGAGAAATGTATCATTGCCTTTTTCTGTCAATAGAGCAtggtataaaataaattaattaatatatatttatatttaagttgtTCATCTTTAGTTCAGTGCCTGTACTACTTTTGTTCTGAACAGAGACTTTTAAGCATTTTGATATTTTAATCTCGTTTTTGGTTAGTGACCCGTGATACACCCAGTAAATTACGGTACATTTGTGATTTATAGCGATGTTGTTTTGATGATGCAGCTGGTCTTCAAGTCTTTATTTCCACAGAAACAGAGGACCGATTATGTCTCGAACCCGTCCGCAAGCCCCGTCTCTGCTGCCCCGACTCCGCCTCCGGGCGATTCCGCCCCTGTCCGGATGcctacccctcccccacccccagcagctACTGTGAGCCCCGCCCACACTGAGGAGAGGGCTTCTCCTGCCAGCACAGGACGGCACAATAGCACGGGTGTGAGTGACAGCAGTAGCAGCGTCACCATGCGGGAACAGCGGCAGGTGGACCGGCAGCCGCCAATCAACAGTGAGTCCCGCCCCTTCTCCCGGCCAAATTGATTGGATGGCTAATTATTCTTATTGAATATATAACGATCACtcccaaaataatgtatatttagAAATACCTCTTAAACGTACTCATCCTTAGTGTGTACTTTTTCCTCTCAGGCTGATTGAATTACTATAAGTTTTTCTGAGTGTGTCTGCAGCATTTACCTGTTTAATATTGTTGTATTTTTGACACTTTGACTGTAGGTGTCTATGGAGGAGAGAATTGGGTAAATAAAATGCAAGTGAGGTGATTGGCTCATTTGGTCTGGCAGGAAGGAAGTCCAACATggaggaggtgcaggatgaGCTCATGCACCGCCTGACGCTGGGCCGCAGTGCTCAGAAGAAGATGCAGATCCCTCCGCGAGGCTGCACCACGGCCGCCACCAGCATCACCTATGACTCCGGCCCTGAGGAGGTCCGGGGCTGGCTGCAGGTCAAGGGCTTCAGCCCCGTGTGAGTGAGACTACGCGCTGGACCAGCACACTTTAGGAAAGGCGTGATTATGTTGAACATAAACTCTCGTGCCATGTTGAGCTGTGTTAAGCACTCTTACGTATTCATAGGTCTGTATTTCTCATTGTTAGCCTCTCAGAACGTAACATAAACATTAATTCTATGAAACATCAGTGGCCTTTCAGAGGAGGGTATAGCCGGATAGAGCAGCATGACCCCCCCCAATGACAGGCCactctcccttctctctctccccccccccccctttcctcctCAGCACCATCAACAGCCTGGGCGTGCTAACTGGGGCTCAGCTCTTCTCACTGAGTAAAGACGAGCTGAAGACAGTGTGCCCAGACGACGGACCGCGAGTCTACAGCCAGGTCACCGTGCAGAAGGCCGCTCTTGAGGTGAGGGGCCTGGTCCACCAGCTCCGTCATCCAGGAGGCgatacatttaaaatatttaatatttcccAGGACTATATGCTAACTGTGGCAAGGTTTTTAAGCTGGTGCCAATCTGCTGGGCTCCGACATGCCCCCTTATCGGTCAGGGACTGGATCTGCTCCTCGTTCACTTGGAAATCAAAAGAAAATAAGGGTTATTGTTTCTTGGTTTAGCTTTGCTAAAAGAGAGCTGCGGTAATGGGTGCGTCCAAACTCAAATACTTATATAGAACATACTGAATTTCATTAGAAGCCTTCAACTCGAGaattaatgtagcatggactgtgtgtatgcatgagaaGAGTAGAAATGCACCTGGGCACACTGCAGACGCCAACTTGTAGATTACCTGACCCGGATGTTTACCAATGACGTTGCTTGAACCCTGCAAAAAGTAAaaccctttaaaaaaaaaaaaaataaaataaaaaaaaaaaaataaaaaaatatatatatatatatatatatatatatatatatttgagtCAAATTATGTAACTGGGTGTCGTTTTCTGCTAACATTTGTACAGCACATCCTCTGTCATCTTGGCACAAATACTGAGCTCCAGTGGCCCCCTGGCGTAGTATGGCGTCCGTCGGTTGAATACTTTGGAATTTCGCAGAATACTCTCTCATAGACACTTTGCATTCTACATTTTTCCTACTACATAGCAAACAAGAATGGAATTTTGGTTAACCAATACTGTTTCAAGTGCATTAGCTTTAAATGATTAAGTTAATAAAATTATCAGTCCACTGCCTCTAGTGGTGGGATGTACTAAATACAGTGATCATACACCTAATAACTTGTATGTTATGTTTGGCTGCCTCTGTGGACTGAGAAGCCCTTCTAGATTCTGTACAAGAGCTGTACAGATTATCACCAGAAGTGCCCCATTCCCATAATCCATACCGTCTGTCTGCAGATTTTCGTCTGACTTCCTATGATCTCCTATAATCTTCGTATGATCTGTTGGTGGAAAGCATGCAGGTATTGTGTGTGTACAGGGATGACTGCTCTATTTGGCTGGGTTCAAAGGCATGATGTGGTCTCGGTAGAGTATTCTGCAGACTTTTTTCCTTTCACTGCGGCAATAACTTCTAAATACCCTCCCCCACCAAACCTGTATTCATTTGTGGTATGAAGTTCCAAGCAGTTGCAGTGTTTCATCACTACTCATTATAAGACttaaccaaaaataataataatacaccaTTCCTGCCAAATGTTAAGTAACAGGCAACATTATGCAAATTGTTACCAGAATAAAGTCCCAGCGCAATAGCCATGATCTTTTAGATGACAGCGGATTTGAAGCTTCTCACTAAGAGATGTTCTTCTACATGCAGACATGGCTGATAGTCGTCACATGCGTCTGATTGAATCCAGCCTACAGACTCCGTTGACTGTCCAACCAGTGGTACGCTGCCTGGCCAAAAAGGGTCACTATTTAAATAAGTAAATTTGCTTATTTGTTTCAGTCGGTCTGGTTTAGGCACAGCAACTTTATGCAGctataaaatggagtcagatgagtACTGGGATGCTCTGAATGTCAGGTTATCCCTTCAATGGACTTTTTTCTTCCCCAACGGCACCGGCGAAATTCCACGACAACAATGGCAAGATTCTTCAGGCTTGAATTGTAGCATagtggttcagggagcatgaggaaCCATTTCCACACATCAGTTGACCACCACAGAaccctgaccttaaccccacTGCAAGTGGATCTGTTGGAGAAGAGTTCGTGGAGTGCTTAGACACTCTTGTTATCAATGCAAGATCTTAGTGAAAAATTAACGCAAATCTGGATCAAAGTAAATGTCGAGACATCGCATAAGCTTGTCGAAACAACGCCAAGGTGAATCTCACGCCGTAATCTCTCCTCCATAAAGCTAAAGCTGGTTCAATGAGAAGtatgcaactttttttttttggccagggaGTGTAGATTGTCATAGTTGTGCTAGTGCTTCACGTCTCCCTTTAACATCCACTGTAGCATGGCCTGAGTATGCAAACCTGATCCTTGCTAGGTTACCTCTTGCTAAGTCCCTCTCCATCTTCAATAAATCACATAGTACAGCAATAGTTAAGTGCAGATGGAAGAGATAGCAGAAAACTGAAGGCCTGTGTTTCTAGTATATGGATTTTTATGTTGGAGGGGATCTGAATGCGCCACTTTTGCTCTGGTATGTTCGAGCTGAGATGATGGATGTCTTCTGGTGTCATGGAGCCTCCTGAGCTGCCCAGGGTGGCATCGGTCTGCTGCCACATTACAGCAGAGTGATGCCACCCTGCCCAGCACTGGGTGACTCACCCATGAGTGTGAGTAAAATGAGacttaatggccttttactagTCTGATTTTATCAGGTGTGGTTTCACGTACCTTCTACCCCTCAGCCGTGCAGTGTTGCGAGCGGCTCAGACACGTCTCAGCCTTTATCCATCCGGGTCTCCCTGCCCACCTGGTAAACTCGGTGTTTAGGGAACATGTATTAAAGACATCTTTCAATCTCAGTCTCCAGGTCCATCTGGTAGACCCCGTATGAAGGGTACGTTTACTGAAAACCTAATCGCTTGTCTCTCCCTCTGCCAGAAGACGACAAGTTCTGAGCTGCAGGAAATTATGCGAAGGCGGCAGGAGAAGCTGAACGCCGCCTGCGACTCTGGGGTGGAGTCCTTCGATgagggcggaggtcactgagcgTCCGCCATGACTAGCCCCGCCCCTTCCCAAGGCCTTGCTCCACAGGTTTACTGACTGTGGCGGTCAGGTTAGCCTGGAGCCGTAACTCGCCCATGGGTAAACGCTAGTAGAGAAACACTGTGTTGTGCATAGATAAAAATGCAGGAGGTAGTAGTCGTGTCATACTGTATATCTGTACAGGCCCATAGGCATTGAGAAACAGGTGCTGTGTTTCGGTCTGAAACTTTAATGGCTATCGGTAAAGATTCAGGATAGATGCAGCAAGTAATATGAATGTTTATACTAGACTGAACTAGTGGGAGAAAGTTGAATATAGTGAAACGCTACTGGGACATATTTAAAGGATGACTGATTTTGTgatataattatttttcttttgaaaatatatttatttcattgAAATGCCAaaatagcaaaatgatgatCGAAAAATGACAGAGCTGAACAATAggatacgttttttttttattattcaaatttaaaacaaaaagcTTTTGCTTAGATGCTATCCTACTGCACTGAGTTTCATAAGCATTTATTTAACTGGTGCCTGTGGCACATTCTTTTATAACAAAATGGAAGTTTCTGGACAC from Brienomyrus brachyistius isolate T26 chromosome 1, BBRACH_0.4, whole genome shotgun sequence includes:
- the eps8a gene encoding epidermal growth factor receptor kinase substrate 8a isoform X1; its protein translation is MNGYTPPVYPSGGFDSYSSPLKGHGSQASEQPGRKPGSKTNAKALYGTDGLYFFQTSSKHKKKDQRKNYSKNNTCSMTETTQYHVEHLTTFVMDRKEAIMSVEDGLRKLKLLDAKGKVWTQDMMLQVDDKAVSLVDADTKNELENFPLGTVQHCQALLKACSYDSILALVCKEPGQSKPDLHLFQCDHIQADVIHADIESAIGDHKGGKVKRRPEVLRMILKSDGAIPPPPTAPAPGLPAPTTHVDVKSRVAAWSTRTAGKLPDYGEHRLHSGQDEPPEMTAARIDRDVQILNHILDDIEYFVTKLQKAAEAFSELSKRKKSKNKKRGPGEGVLTLRAKLPTQEEFIDCLQKFKLAFNLLAKLRSCIQNPSALDLVHFLFTPLNMVVQATGGVELAEGVISPLLTREAVDFLHSATAPQERRLWLSLGDSWTKSRVEWPKDQHPAPYSPRFRDGWEPPTLPSIGPSREQELSQLAESLVSPEMQRHEEVEHRLAQEHRSIQNFPSADGYAFNKTAYKKKHLQDQDVAAVASKQAVSRSVVRNHEAPGAIQPKNYAKSKYDFVARNSTELSVLKDEVVEVLDDRKQWWKVRSATGASGYVPNNILEISRAVDMSLGRSDPVYTHTFQKQRTDYVSNPSASPVSAAPTPPPGDSAPVRMPTPPPPPAATVSPAHTEERASPASTGRHNSTGVSDSSSSVTMREQRQVDRQPPINRRKSNMEEVQDELMHRLTLGRSAQKKMQIPPRGCTTAATSITYDSGPEEVRGWLQVKGFSPVTINSLGVLTGAQLFSLSKDELKTVCPDDGPRVYSQVTVQKAALEKTTSSELQEIMRRRQEKLNAACDSGVESFDEGGGH
- the eps8a gene encoding epidermal growth factor receptor kinase substrate 8a isoform X2; the protein is MNGYTPPVYPSGGFDSYSSPLKGHGSQASEQPGRKPGSKTNAKALYGTDGLYFFQTSSKHKKKDQRKNYSKNNTCSMTETTQYHVEHLTTFVMDRKEAIMSVEDGLRKLKLLDAKGKVWTQDMMLQVDDKAVSLVDADTKNELENFPLGTVQHCQALLKACSYDSILALVCKEPGQSKPDLHLFQCDHIQADVIHADIESAIGDHKGGKVKRRPEVLRMILKSDGAIPPPPTAPAPGLPAPTTHVDVKSRVAAWSTRTAGKLPDYGEHRLHSGQDEPPEMTAARIDRDVQILNHILDDIEYFVTKLQKAAEAFSELSKRKKSKNKKRGPGEGVLTLRAKLPTQEEFIDCLQKFKLAFNLLAKLRSCIQNPSALDLVHFLFTPLNMVVQATGGVELAEGVISPLLTREAVDFLHSATAPQERRLWLSLGDSWTKSRVEWPKDQHPAPYSPRFRDGWEPPTLPSIGPSREQELSQLAESLVSPEMQRHEEVEHRLAQEHRSIQNFPSADGYAFNKTAYKKKHLQDQDVAAVASKQAVSRSVVRNHEAPGAIQPKNYAKSKYDFVARNSTELSVLKDEVVEVLDDRKQWWKVRSATGASGYVPNNILEISRAVDMSLGRSDPVYTHTFQRTDYVSNPSASPVSAAPTPPPGDSAPVRMPTPPPPPAATVSPAHTEERASPASTGRHNSTGVSDSSSSVTMREQRQVDRQPPINRRKSNMEEVQDELMHRLTLGRSAQKKMQIPPRGCTTAATSITYDSGPEEVRGWLQVKGFSPVTINSLGVLTGAQLFSLSKDELKTVCPDDGPRVYSQVTVQKAALEKTTSSELQEIMRRRQEKLNAACDSGVESFDEGGGH
- the eps8a gene encoding epidermal growth factor receptor kinase substrate 8a isoform X3; translation: MNGYTPPVYPSGGFDSYSSPLKGHGSQASEQPGRKPGSKTNAKALYGTDGLYFFQTSSKHKKKDQRKNYSKNNTCSMTETTQYHVEHLTTFVMDRKEAIMSVEDGLRKLKLLDAKGKVWTQDMMLQVDDKAVSLVDADTKNELENFPLGTVQHCQALLKACSYDSILALVCKEPGQSKPDLHLFQCDHIQADVIHADIESAIGDHKGGKVKRRPEVLRMILKSDGAIPPPPTAPAPGLPAPTTHVDVKSRVAAWSTRTAGKLPDYGEHRLHSGQDEPPEMTAARIDRDVQILNHILDDIEYFVTKLQKAAEAFSELSKRKKSKNKKRGPGEGVLTLRAKLPTQEEFIDCLQKFKLAFNLLAKLRSCIQNPSALDLVHFLFTPLNMVVQATGGVELAEGVISPLLTREAVDFLHSATAPQERRLWLSLGDSWTKSRVEWPKDQHPAPYSPRFRDGWEPPTLPSIGPSREQELSQLAESLVSPEMQRHEEVEHRLAQEHRSIQNFPSADGYAFNKTAYKKKHLQDQDVAAVASKNHEAPGAIQPKNYAKSKYDFVARNSTELSVLKDEVVEVLDDRKQWWKVRSATGASGYVPNNILEISRAVDMSLGRSDPVYTHTFQKQRTDYVSNPSASPVSAAPTPPPGDSAPVRMPTPPPPPAATVSPAHTEERASPASTGRHNSTGVSDSSSSVTMREQRQVDRQPPINRRKSNMEEVQDELMHRLTLGRSAQKKMQIPPRGCTTAATSITYDSGPEEVRGWLQVKGFSPVTINSLGVLTGAQLFSLSKDELKTVCPDDGPRVYSQVTVQKAALEKTTSSELQEIMRRRQEKLNAACDSGVESFDEGGGH
- the eps8a gene encoding epidermal growth factor receptor kinase substrate 8a isoform X5, with amino-acid sequence MNGYTPPVYPSGGFDSYSSPLKGHGSQASEQPGRKPGSKTNAKALYGTDGLYFFQTSSKHKKKDQRKNYSKNNTCSMTETTQYHVEHLTTFVMDRKEAIMSVEDGLRKLKLLDAKGKVWTQDMMLQVDDKAVSLVDADTKNELENFPLGTVQHCQALLKACSYDSILALVCKEPGQSKPDLHLFQCDHIQADVIHADIESAIGDHKGGKVKRRPEVLRMILKSDGAIPPPPTAPAPGLPAPTTHVDVKSRVAAWSTRTAGKLPDYGEHRLHSGQDEPPEMTAARIDRDVQILNHILDDIEYFVTKLQKAAEAFSELSKRKKSKNKKRGPGEGVLTLRAKLPTQEEFIDCLQKFKLAFNLLAKLRSCIQNPSALDLVHFLFTPLNMVVQATGGVELAEGVISPLLTREAVDFLHSATAPQERRLWLSLGDSWTKSRVEWPKDQHPAPYSPRFRDGWEPPTLPSIGPSREQELSQLAESLVSPEMQRHEEVEHRLAQEHRSIQNFPSADGNHEAPGAIQPKNYAKSKYDFVARNSTELSVLKDEVVEVLDDRKQWWKVRSATGASGYVPNNILEISRAVDMSLGRSDPVYTHTFQKQRTDYVSNPSASPVSAAPTPPPGDSAPVRMPTPPPPPAATVSPAHTEERASPASTGRHNSTGVSDSSSSVTMREQRQVDRQPPINRRKSNMEEVQDELMHRLTLGRSAQKKMQIPPRGCTTAATSITYDSGPEEVRGWLQVKGFSPVTINSLGVLTGAQLFSLSKDELKTVCPDDGPRVYSQVTVQKAALEKTTSSELQEIMRRRQEKLNAACDSGVESFDEGGGH
- the eps8a gene encoding epidermal growth factor receptor kinase substrate 8a isoform X4, with the translated sequence MNGYTPPVYPSGGFDSYSSPLKGHGSQASEQPGRKPGSKTNAKALYDQRKNYSKNNTCSMTETTQYHVEHLTTFVMDRKEAIMSVEDGLRKLKLLDAKGKVWTQDMMLQVDDKAVSLVDADTKNELENFPLGTVQHCQALLKACSYDSILALVCKEPGQSKPDLHLFQCDHIQADVIHADIESAIGDHKGGKVKRRPEVLRMILKSDGAIPPPPTAPAPGLPAPTTHVDVKSRVAAWSTRTAGKLPDYGEHRLHSGQDEPPEMTAARIDRDVQILNHILDDIEYFVTKLQKAAEAFSELSKRKKSKNKKRGPGEGVLTLRAKLPTQEEFIDCLQKFKLAFNLLAKLRSCIQNPSALDLVHFLFTPLNMVVQATGGVELAEGVISPLLTREAVDFLHSATAPQERRLWLSLGDSWTKSRVEWPKDQHPAPYSPRFRDGWEPPTLPSIGPSREQELSQLAESLVSPEMQRHEEVEHRLAQEHRSIQNFPSADGYAFNKTAYKKKHLQDQDVAAVASKQAVSRSVVRNHEAPGAIQPKNYAKSKYDFVARNSTELSVLKDEVVEVLDDRKQWWKVRSATGASGYVPNNILEISRAVDMSLGRSDPVYTHTFQKQRTDYVSNPSASPVSAAPTPPPGDSAPVRMPTPPPPPAATVSPAHTEERASPASTGRHNSTGVSDSSSSVTMREQRQVDRQPPINRRKSNMEEVQDELMHRLTLGRSAQKKMQIPPRGCTTAATSITYDSGPEEVRGWLQVKGFSPVTINSLGVLTGAQLFSLSKDELKTVCPDDGPRVYSQVTVQKAALEKTTSSELQEIMRRRQEKLNAACDSGVESFDEGGGH